The following proteins are co-located in the Fructilactobacillus carniphilus genome:
- the recX gene encoding recombination regulator RecX yields the protein MAEQSQLHKVTKVEAQQRPGRYNIYLDGEYAFPVSEEVLIQYHLFKAQTLTKALVQTIQAADQQSKLFAKAVDFISYQSRTEAEVRTKLQGLSEDADQVEAVLTHLQQLDLINDQQYAQRYVQQAALAGKKGPTAAVRYLMQKGISEDLAQTMVAQFYAEDRAATNARPLAQKAFDQYARYPYNKRIEKTKLSLVRKGFSFATIDEAITELDDTVDETEQTALLEKAGNKAWHRYRGAERFQRVQKVKQALMRQGFSFADIDQFLDNIEE from the coding sequence CCAGCAACGCCCGGGTCGCTATAACATTTACCTAGACGGTGAATACGCCTTTCCCGTGAGTGAGGAGGTCTTAATTCAGTACCATCTCTTTAAGGCACAAACGCTGACAAAGGCGTTGGTACAAACGATTCAGGCAGCAGATCAACAGTCAAAACTGTTTGCCAAGGCCGTTGACTTCATTTCGTATCAGAGTCGTACGGAAGCAGAAGTCCGTACCAAATTACAGGGGTTGTCTGAGGATGCGGATCAAGTTGAGGCCGTTTTAACGCACCTGCAACAACTAGACCTTATTAATGACCAGCAGTACGCCCAACGTTACGTGCAGCAAGCAGCTTTAGCAGGCAAGAAAGGGCCAACCGCAGCCGTTCGCTACCTAATGCAAAAGGGAATTAGTGAAGATTTAGCGCAAACGATGGTGGCCCAGTTTTATGCGGAGGACCGAGCGGCAACAAACGCACGGCCATTGGCGCAAAAAGCGTTTGACCAGTATGCACGTTACCCATATAATAAAAGAATTGAGAAGACCAAGTTGAGTTTAGTCCGGAAGGGGTTTTCCTTTGCAACGATTGACGAAGCTATTACTGAACTAGACGATACGGTGGATGAGACTGAACAAACTGCGTTATTGGAAAAGGCGGGAAACAAGGCCTGGCATCGTTATCGCGGAGCTGAACGGTTTCAAAGAGTGCAAAAGGTCAAGCAAGCACTCATGCGGCAGGGTTTTTCCTTCGCTGACATTGACCAATTTTTAGATAACATAGAGGAGTAG
- a CDS encoding AI-2E family transporter, translating to MKNVKGNRLLFWTLEVLLVVAIIYGCTKIDFIFRPIGIFISTIFAPLLIAGFLYYMLNPILELLMKVPITKTKRISRSGGTAIIFVVLLGLIVFLLVSFIPRLVSQIANMASNMPQFAAHQEESLTKLTKHGFLKNINWDPIIAKVQSEYSAYLKTLLAHLSSSAGNIISMAASVVVTIITAPIILFYMLKDGDKLVPSLEKMLPGLSDRHRKQTRILLRKMNQTLSHYIGGQVIECLFVGTFTSIGYFLIGQKYALLLGVFAGFCNLIPYVGPYIGILPALLVAITVSPVQAIWTIVVVIIVQQVDGNFVYPNVIGKSLNIHPLTIIIILLAAGNIAGLLGMILAIPIYAIVKVVIGFFYHIWQLQHDEH from the coding sequence ATGAAAAACGTGAAAGGCAACCGACTACTATTTTGGACGCTCGAAGTCCTTCTGGTGGTCGCCATTATTTATGGTTGTACCAAAATTGATTTTATTTTTCGACCCATTGGGATTTTTATTTCGACCATCTTCGCTCCGTTATTAATCGCGGGCTTTTTGTACTACATGTTAAACCCAATTTTGGAACTTTTGATGAAGGTTCCGATTACTAAAACCAAACGGATTAGTCGTTCGGGAGGGACTGCCATTATTTTTGTGGTTCTATTGGGATTGATTGTTTTCTTGTTGGTTTCTTTTATTCCTCGGCTAGTGTCGCAAATTGCAAACATGGCTAGCAACATGCCCCAGTTTGCCGCCCACCAAGAGGAATCTTTAACTAAACTAACGAAGCATGGCTTTTTAAAGAACATTAACTGGGATCCAATTATTGCTAAGGTTCAGAGTGAGTACTCTGCTTATCTCAAAACGTTACTAGCCCATTTGTCGTCTAGTGCTGGGAATATTATTTCAATGGCTGCCAGCGTGGTCGTAACCATCATTACGGCACCAATTATTTTGTTCTACATGCTTAAGGATGGGGATAAATTAGTGCCTAGCCTTGAAAAGATGTTACCCGGTCTGTCCGACAGACACCGCAAACAAACCCGGATTTTATTAAGAAAAATGAACCAAACCCTTTCCCACTACATTGGTGGTCAGGTGATTGAATGTCTATTTGTGGGAACGTTTACTTCGATTGGTTATTTTCTAATCGGTCAAAAATATGCCCTGCTTCTCGGAGTGTTTGCGGGATTTTGTAACCTGATTCCATACGTGGGTCCCTACATTGGGATTTTACCAGCGCTTTTGGTGGCCATTACGGTGAGTCCAGTGCAAGCCATCTGGACGATTGTGGTGGTGATCATCGTGCAACAAGTTGATGGAAACTTCGTATACCCGAATGTGATTGGGAAGAGTTTGAACATTCATCCGTTAACCATCATTATTATCCTGTTAGCGGCCGGAAACATTGCCGGACTGTTAGGAATGATTTTGGCAATTCCAATTTATGCCATCGTCAAAGTCGTGATTGGCTTCTTTTATCACATTTGGCAATTACAACATGATGAACATTAA
- a CDS encoding peptide chain release factor 3 codes for MQKQQLQAEVDKRRTFAIISHPDAGKTTITEQLLLFGGIVREAGTVKAKKSGNFAKSDWMEIEQKRGISVTSSVMQFDYAGKRVNILDTPGHEDFSEDTYRTLMAVDSAVMVIDAAKGIEPQTKKLFQICKMRGIPIFTFMNKLDRDSRPPMELVDQLEDVLGIEAYPMNWPIGSGRIFKGLYDRYNHRIEKFQPESDGRTFLPLNDDGEITEPNDLAGDDIYQEAKDEMDLISEAGNQFDPEKIAHGDQTPVFFGSALVNFGVQTFLDAYLKLAPAPGPHRTTDGTKVEPTADEFSGFAFKIQANMNPQHRDRIAFVRICSGEFTRGMDVTLNRTQKAIRLSNVTEFMANTRENVQTAVAGDIIGLYDTGNFQIGDTIYTGKQALQFEKLPQFTPELFMRVSPKNVMKQKSFHKGIQQLVQEGAIQLYTTYDTGQYILGAVGQLQFDVFQFRMQNEYNSDVLMEPMGHKIACWIDPDQLDEKMSSSRNILVKDLQGDPLFLFENQFAERWFQSKYPDVKLTAKL; via the coding sequence ATGCAAAAACAACAGTTACAGGCAGAGGTAGATAAGCGTCGGACCTTTGCAATTATTTCGCACCCGGATGCTGGGAAAACCACGATTACCGAGCAGTTACTCCTGTTTGGAGGAATCGTCCGGGAAGCCGGAACCGTTAAGGCCAAGAAGAGTGGGAACTTTGCCAAATCGGATTGGATGGAAATTGAACAAAAACGGGGGATTTCCGTGACAAGTTCGGTGATGCAGTTTGATTATGCGGGTAAGCGAGTTAACATTTTGGATACACCCGGACACGAAGATTTTTCGGAAGATACCTACCGAACTCTGATGGCCGTTGATTCAGCCGTGATGGTGATTGACGCCGCCAAGGGGATTGAGCCCCAGACCAAGAAACTCTTTCAAATTTGTAAGATGCGGGGGATTCCCATCTTTACCTTTATGAACAAGTTGGACCGGGATAGCCGACCACCGATGGAACTGGTGGATCAACTCGAAGACGTACTGGGCATTGAAGCATATCCGATGAACTGGCCAATCGGATCAGGGCGAATTTTCAAGGGTCTGTATGACCGTTACAACCACCGAATTGAAAAATTCCAACCGGAATCAGACGGGCGGACGTTCTTACCACTCAACGACGACGGTGAAATTACGGAACCCAATGATTTAGCGGGCGACGACATTTATCAAGAAGCCAAAGATGAGATGGACTTGATTTCTGAAGCGGGGAACCAGTTTGATCCAGAAAAAATTGCACATGGGGACCAAACACCGGTCTTCTTTGGTTCGGCCTTAGTGAACTTTGGGGTGCAAACCTTTTTAGATGCGTACCTGAAGTTAGCCCCGGCTCCTGGACCTCACCGGACGACTGATGGGACCAAGGTGGAACCTACGGCCGATGAATTTTCAGGCTTTGCCTTTAAGATTCAGGCCAACATGAATCCGCAACACCGGGATCGGATTGCGTTTGTTCGGATTTGTTCGGGTGAATTTACTCGAGGGATGGACGTGACCTTAAATCGGACCCAAAAAGCGATTCGACTCTCGAATGTGACCGAATTTATGGCGAACACGCGTGAAAACGTGCAGACTGCGGTTGCTGGTGATATCATTGGGTTGTACGATACCGGAAACTTTCAAATTGGAGATACGATTTACACCGGAAAACAGGCATTGCAGTTTGAAAAGTTGCCACAGTTTACCCCGGAACTCTTCATGCGGGTTTCTCCCAAGAACGTAATGAAACAGAAGTCCTTTCACAAGGGAATTCAACAGTTGGTTCAGGAAGGAGCCATTCAACTCTATACCACCTACGATACCGGTCAATACATTTTAGGGGCCGTGGGACAACTGCAGTTTGATGTCTTTCAGTTCCGGATGCAAAACGAGTACAACTCGGACGTCTTAATGGAACCAATGGGACATAAGATTGCGTGTTGGATTGATCCAGATCAACTGGATGAAAAGATGTCTTCTTCACGAAACATTTTGGTGAAGGACTTGCAGGGAGATCCGCTATTCCTCTTTGAAAATCAATTTGCGGAACGCTGGTTCCAAAGTAAGTATCCGGATGTGAAGTTAACGGCGAAGTTATAA
- a CDS encoding C69 family dipeptidase produces the protein MKHLSACTSVMVGKNASVDGSTMIARNDDTFLPLTPQRFTVVPAYHQSNKTWQSNQNDFRMGLPTDGYRYLATPNADVEHAGVFAESGFNEKNVAMSATESVYGNPRALSHDPWVPNGIAEDSLQSVVLPYINSAREGVEYLGNLIKQYGSPEGNGVLFADANDVWYMEIVTGHHWVAERIPDDCYAVVANQVAIQEVDFDDSGQFMYSDGIQEFVEKYHLNPTVDDGFNFRRIFGTCNEKDRHYNTPRVWYGQKILNPEVEQSPVSNDLPFLRKSSRKITVMDVESILSSHYNETDYDPLGNGPKELKTKFRPVSMNRTQNSHVLQFRNDAENPQWAAIMWLNFGVPAFSPYVPFFANVEHTPATYETTPLTMDDQSAYWMYRKLSMIVESHYPQFIQMARDFKTEANQMFLTHLENTIYQARHLEEAEVPTFLEKQNQSLTNEMRDRVHEFMNTLMSKGLTLSKLTYDMDKNL, from the coding sequence ATGAAACATTTATCAGCATGTACCAGTGTGATGGTCGGGAAGAATGCCAGTGTGGACGGATCTACCATGATTGCACGAAACGATGATACGTTTTTACCCCTGACACCCCAACGATTTACGGTCGTGCCAGCGTACCACCAATCAAACAAGACCTGGCAATCTAACCAAAATGATTTTAGGATGGGGTTGCCCACGGATGGATATCGGTATTTAGCGACGCCCAATGCAGACGTGGAGCACGCCGGCGTGTTTGCTGAAAGCGGATTTAACGAAAAAAACGTGGCGATGAGTGCTACCGAAAGTGTCTATGGGAATCCCCGGGCATTGTCACACGATCCATGGGTTCCGAATGGAATCGCCGAAGATTCCCTCCAATCAGTGGTATTACCTTACATTAATTCCGCGCGCGAAGGGGTAGAATACCTCGGTAACCTGATTAAGCAATATGGCTCTCCCGAAGGAAACGGGGTGCTATTTGCAGATGCCAATGACGTGTGGTACATGGAAATCGTAACGGGACACCACTGGGTGGCTGAACGGATTCCTGATGATTGCTACGCCGTGGTTGCCAACCAAGTTGCCATTCAAGAGGTTGACTTTGATGATTCAGGTCAATTCATGTATTCAGACGGAATTCAAGAATTTGTCGAGAAGTACCATTTAAATCCAACGGTGGACGACGGTTTTAATTTCCGCAGAATCTTTGGGACTTGCAACGAAAAGGACCGCCACTACAACACGCCTCGGGTTTGGTACGGACAAAAGATTCTTAATCCTGAGGTAGAACAGTCACCGGTGTCTAACGATTTACCATTCTTGCGCAAGTCCAGTCGGAAAATCACGGTGATGGACGTGGAAAGCATCTTAAGTTCCCATTACAACGAAACAGACTATGATCCGTTAGGCAATGGACCCAAGGAATTAAAGACGAAGTTCCGGCCGGTCTCCATGAACCGGACGCAAAATTCACACGTGTTGCAATTCCGTAATGACGCCGAGAATCCGCAGTGGGCGGCAATTATGTGGCTAAACTTTGGAGTACCGGCCTTTAGTCCGTATGTGCCGTTCTTTGCAAACGTTGAGCACACCCCAGCAACCTACGAAACTACGCCGTTAACGATGGATGATCAAAGTGCGTACTGGATGTACCGGAAACTGTCGATGATTGTAGAATCACATTATCCGCAGTTTATCCAAATGGCCCGGGATTTTAAGACAGAAGCCAACCAGATGTTCTTAACCCACTTGGAAAACACCATCTACCAAGCCCGGCACCTGGAAGAAGCGGAAGTTCCGACTTTCTTGGAAAAACAAAATCAGAGTTTAACAAACGAAATGCGCGATCGGGTGCACGAGTTTATGAACACCCTGATGTCTAAGGGCTTAACCCTATCGAAGTTAACCTATGACATGGATAAAAATTTGTAA
- a CDS encoding ATP-dependent Clp protease ATP-binding subunit, whose product MEGQQGAYGFGNLDDLIRSMQGSNQNGATGTQSSNGNNGQKGILATYGTDLTKLARAGKLDPVIGRDEQTARAIEVLNRRSKNNPVLIGEAGVGKTAIVEGLAQKIADGTVPQKLQSKRIIQIDMVSIIQGTGIRGQFEKKMQQLIKEVKADPNIILFIDEIHEIIGAGNSEGGLDAGNVLKPSLARGDFQLIGSTTLKEYREIEKDSALARRFQPIMVNEPSQEQAIKILRGLQKNYEDYHLVHYTDKAIEAAVNLSNRYIHDRFLPDKAIDLMDETGSRKNLTLNIIDPQAIEKEIAQAEKQKEAALHKEDYEQAAFYRDQEKQLEAKRERGAKNYNTNNNTVTEKDMQQVVEEITDIPVGDLEDQEKEQLKQLDHNLEEHVIGQNQAVSQVAKAIQRNRIGFNKSGRPIGSFLFVGPTGVGKTELAKQLANQLFGSKDALIRFDMSEYREPQSVAKLIGAAPGYVGYDEAGQLTEKVRRHPYSLILFDEIEKAHPDVLHTFLQVLDDGRLTDSQGRTVSFKDTVIIMTSNAGTNAGSNVGFGAEASGKTHSVLDKLGAYFKPEFLNRFDGIVEFNQLSQSNLVKIVDLMLDDMNQNLQDAGINVAVTQPAKQKLVELGYDPAMGARPLRRVIQEQIEDPTAGYLLDHPDTKKLVADVEDDQIHVAAQ is encoded by the coding sequence ATGGAAGGACAACAAGGTGCATACGGATTTGGAAATCTTGATGATTTAATTCGCTCCATGCAAGGAAGTAATCAAAACGGGGCTACCGGAACGCAAAGCAGTAACGGTAACAACGGTCAAAAAGGAATTTTAGCAACTTACGGAACTGATTTAACCAAACTCGCACGGGCAGGAAAGTTAGATCCTGTGATTGGCCGGGATGAACAGACAGCCCGGGCCATTGAGGTCTTAAACCGACGTTCTAAGAATAACCCTGTTTTAATTGGAGAAGCGGGAGTCGGAAAAACGGCGATTGTGGAAGGCTTAGCCCAAAAAATTGCCGATGGAACGGTACCGCAGAAATTGCAAAGCAAGCGGATCATTCAGATTGACATGGTTTCGATTATTCAAGGAACCGGAATTAGAGGTCAATTTGAAAAGAAAATGCAACAACTAATTAAAGAGGTCAAAGCTGATCCCAACATTATTCTCTTCATTGATGAAATTCATGAAATCATTGGAGCAGGTAATTCTGAAGGTGGCTTGGATGCCGGTAACGTTTTGAAACCATCCCTAGCCAGAGGTGACTTTCAGTTAATTGGTTCCACCACGCTCAAAGAATACCGCGAAATTGAAAAAGATTCAGCCCTGGCCCGGCGGTTCCAACCAATTATGGTCAACGAACCAAGTCAAGAACAAGCCATTAAGATTTTACGGGGCTTGCAAAAGAACTACGAAGATTACCACCTCGTTCACTACACGGATAAGGCCATCGAAGCAGCCGTGAACCTTTCCAACCGTTACATTCACGATCGGTTCTTACCAGATAAGGCCATCGATTTAATGGACGAAACGGGCTCACGAAAGAACTTAACGCTCAACATCATTGACCCCCAGGCGATTGAAAAAGAGATTGCCCAAGCGGAGAAGCAAAAGGAAGCTGCTCTTCATAAGGAAGATTACGAACAAGCTGCTTTCTACCGCGATCAAGAAAAACAGCTAGAAGCCAAACGGGAGCGGGGGGCGAAAAACTACAACACCAATAACAACACGGTTACGGAAAAAGACATGCAACAAGTGGTCGAAGAAATTACTGACATTCCCGTAGGTGACTTGGAAGACCAAGAAAAAGAACAACTCAAACAGTTAGATCACAACCTAGAGGAGCACGTGATTGGACAAAACCAAGCGGTTTCCCAAGTGGCCAAGGCCATTCAGAGAAACCGAATCGGCTTCAACAAGTCTGGTCGTCCGATTGGATCCTTCCTCTTCGTCGGACCAACCGGAGTCGGAAAGACCGAGTTAGCTAAACAATTAGCCAACCAGCTCTTTGGCTCCAAGGATGCTTTGATTCGGTTTGACATGTCTGAATACCGAGAACCACAATCGGTTGCCAAGTTAATTGGAGCGGCACCGGGTTACGTTGGATACGACGAAGCCGGTCAGCTAACCGAAAAAGTCCGGCGACACCCATACAGCTTGATTCTGTTCGATGAAATTGAAAAAGCTCATCCAGACGTTCTGCACACCTTCTTACAGGTGTTAGATGACGGTCGGTTAACCGATTCGCAAGGTCGGACGGTTTCCTTTAAGGACACGGTCATCATCATGACCAGTAACGCCGGGACCAACGCTGGTTCAAACGTCGGCTTTGGTGCTGAAGCAAGTGGCAAGACTCACTCTGTCTTAGACAAACTGGGTGCTTACTTCAAACCGGAATTCTTGAACCGGTTTGACGGCATCGTTGAGTTTAACCAGTTAAGTCAGAGCAACTTAGTTAAGATTGTGGACCTCATGTTAGATGACATGAACCAGAACCTGCAAGACGCTGGTATTAACGTGGCGGTTACCCAACCTGCTAAGCAAAAATTAGTGGAATTAGGTTACGATCCAGCCATGGGAGCACGGCCATTACGGCGGGTCATTCAAGAACAAATTGAAGACCCAACGGCGGGATACCTCTTAGACCACCCAGACACCAAGAAATTGGTAGCCGATGTTGAGGACGATCAAATTCACGTTGCCGCTCAATAA
- a CDS encoding phosphocarrier protein HPr: protein MEKRQFKITAETGIHARPATFLVQTASKFDSNITLEYEDKTVNLKSIMGVMSLGVGQNAVITITADGDDAKDALEAIAKTMKEEGLIE from the coding sequence ATGGAAAAACGTCAATTTAAAATCACTGCAGAAACTGGGATTCATGCTCGTCCGGCTACTTTTTTGGTGCAAACCGCTAGTAAATTCGACTCTAACATTACGCTAGAATACGAAGATAAGACGGTGAACCTGAAGTCTATCATGGGAGTTATGTCACTTGGGGTCGGCCAAAACGCAGTGATTACCATTACTGCTGATGGTGACGATGCTAAGGATGCTTTAGAAGCTATCGCTAAAACCATGAAAGAAGAAGGATTAATCGAATAG
- a CDS encoding glycosyltransferase family 4 protein yields MNIGLFTDTYFPQVSGVATSIKTLKDELERRGNHVYIFTTTDPNADEEREAGIYRFSSIPFISFTERRIAVRGLFQATQIAKGLNLDLVHTQTEFSMGVIGKFVARNLNIPCVHTYHTMYEDYLHYVANGHLLKPIHVKEGTLAFCRHLDGIVAPSKRVLDKLTDYGVKSPIRIIPTGVDLHHYEDGGNVAELRKKLGITPDQPVLLSLSRLAYEKDIDTLIGQMPTILEAVPDAHLVIVGDGPAADDLHQQVARSGLQAHVTFAGEINNQKVNAYYRMADLFVSTSNSESQGLTYIEAMAADTKVVVAASPYTNDLITDPSLGKTFTTLTEFSNDVIEYLQHPTAYLDNSELRQQKLHDISADYFVDQIESFYRDVVDRYVSTDDKE; encoded by the coding sequence TTGAATATCGGCTTATTTACAGATACATATTTCCCCCAAGTTAGTGGAGTGGCAACTTCCATTAAAACGTTAAAGGATGAATTAGAACGACGGGGCAATCATGTCTATATTTTTACGACCACAGACCCAAATGCGGATGAGGAACGGGAAGCAGGCATTTATCGCTTTTCTAGCATTCCATTTATTTCGTTTACAGAACGACGGATTGCAGTTCGGGGGCTTTTTCAGGCCACCCAAATTGCGAAGGGATTAAATCTAGACCTGGTGCACACCCAAACTGAGTTTTCGATGGGAGTGATTGGCAAGTTTGTGGCGCGTAATCTTAACATTCCATGTGTGCACACGTACCACACCATGTACGAAGATTACCTTCATTACGTGGCCAACGGTCATTTACTTAAACCAATTCACGTTAAAGAGGGGACGCTGGCCTTTTGCCGTCATTTAGATGGGATTGTAGCCCCAAGTAAACGCGTGCTAGATAAACTAACTGACTATGGCGTAAAAAGTCCAATTCGCATCATTCCAACGGGAGTCGATTTACATCATTATGAAGATGGCGGGAATGTAGCAGAATTACGGAAGAAACTGGGAATCACTCCAGACCAACCAGTTTTACTGTCGTTAAGTCGATTAGCGTATGAAAAAGACATTGATACGTTGATTGGGCAAATGCCGACGATTCTAGAAGCGGTTCCGGATGCCCATCTTGTCATTGTGGGGGACGGACCAGCAGCAGATGATTTGCACCAACAGGTGGCTCGGTCTGGCTTGCAAGCCCATGTGACTTTTGCCGGTGAGATCAATAATCAAAAGGTCAACGCCTACTATCGAATGGCGGATTTATTTGTGTCAACGTCGAACTCTGAATCTCAGGGATTAACCTATATTGAAGCGATGGCCGCCGATACCAAAGTAGTGGTGGCTGCTAGTCCCTATACGAATGATTTGATTACTGATCCATCTTTAGGGAAAACGTTCACCACGTTAACAGAATTTAGTAACGATGTGATTGAATACCTACAGCATCCCACTGCTTACTTGGATAACTCTGAACTACGGCAGCAAAAATTGCATGACATTTCGGCCGATTACTTTGTGGATCAAATCGAAAGTTTTTATCGCGACGTTGTAGACCGTTACGTTAGCACTGACGATAAGGAGTAG
- a CDS encoding glycosyltransferase family 4 protein → MLKIDMFSTATKVKGQGVGSAYLELIRLLRDRFPTEFQIEVNQYRPADISHYHTINPTFYLSTFSKHRGRKIGYVHFLPETLEESLQLPLGIKQLFYRYVIAFYKRMDQIVVVNPTFIPELEKYGISAKRVTYIPNFVSKTEFHPVSPNQKQRLRDQYGYDQHRFTVICTGQVQTRKGVLDFAKLAQANPMYQFIWVGGFSFGGMTAGYSELKKLVENPPANLSFPGIVDRKQLVDYYDLADVFLLPSYNELFPMSVLEAFSCGLPVILRDLPLYQQIIAGYYAPAKDEPDMNQWLHQLADDPEQLAEYVHKAETASDYYSEDHLAQIWHDFYIQQAQIQAENGRSHVQKK, encoded by the coding sequence ATGCTCAAAATTGACATGTTTTCAACGGCGACCAAAGTCAAAGGTCAGGGAGTAGGAAGCGCCTATCTGGAATTAATCCGGTTATTACGTGACCGTTTTCCGACGGAATTTCAAATTGAAGTGAACCAGTATCGTCCTGCTGATATTAGTCACTATCACACCATTAATCCTACTTTTTACCTGTCGACGTTTAGTAAACATCGGGGGCGTAAAATTGGCTACGTGCACTTTCTGCCAGAAACTCTGGAGGAAAGTTTGCAACTACCCCTGGGAATTAAGCAATTGTTTTATCGGTATGTGATTGCATTTTACAAACGGATGGATCAAATTGTGGTGGTGAATCCGACCTTTATTCCCGAATTGGAAAAGTATGGGATTTCAGCCAAACGAGTAACTTACATTCCGAATTTTGTAAGCAAGACGGAATTCCATCCGGTATCACCAAATCAGAAGCAAAGATTGCGTGATCAATATGGTTACGATCAGCATCGCTTCACGGTAATTTGTACGGGACAAGTACAAACCCGAAAGGGCGTGTTAGATTTTGCCAAGCTGGCTCAGGCAAATCCGATGTACCAATTTATCTGGGTGGGCGGTTTTTCGTTTGGTGGCATGACTGCAGGTTATTCAGAACTCAAAAAGTTGGTTGAAAATCCACCGGCGAACCTGAGTTTTCCGGGGATTGTGGACCGCAAGCAGCTGGTTGACTACTATGATTTGGCGGATGTCTTTTTACTGCCATCCTATAATGAGCTATTTCCAATGTCAGTGTTAGAAGCCTTTTCTTGCGGGTTGCCGGTGATTTTACGGGATTTACCGCTATACCAACAAATCATTGCTGGTTATTATGCGCCTGCTAAGGATGAGCCAGATATGAATCAGTGGTTACATCAATTGGCGGATGATCCTGAGCAGTTGGCGGAGTATGTTCATAAAGCAGAAACGGCTTCTGATTATTATTCTGAGGATCACTTAGCCCAGATTTGGCATGATTTTTACATCCAGCAAGCCCAAATACAGGCGGAAAACGGGAGGTCTCATGTCCAGAAGAAATAA
- a CDS encoding lysylphosphatidylglycerol synthase transmembrane domain-containing protein, giving the protein MSRRNKISLLLMVAIGLLISWYAVRDIKFSVLINDLSSVNLGWLTVALGCILLYFFFESVVTYLLVKSSTPTFSFRDAIRVPLVEQLFNGITPFSSGGQPAQLVVLLQAGVDGGKASSALLMKFVIYQAMIVLNFVVSLIIGFRYLVDTVHSLAIFVVFGFLIHLVVIVGLLMIMYWYSMTKKLVNGCFKVVGWFVNENKYQRWKRTLNQKIDNFHDESIRIGHEGKLMAKVCILTFLQLFFYYLIPYFVMLSLGYHNANVVMVTSLDVLIFLVISMFPIPGGAGGAEYSFEKLFRSYIHSSSKLALAMILWRLLTYYLGLFLGLVALMIKPRRVHAQNNKAESMEE; this is encoded by the coding sequence ATGTCCAGAAGAAATAAAATTTCGTTACTACTCATGGTGGCCATTGGATTGCTAATCTCGTGGTACGCTGTGCGTGACATTAAATTTAGCGTGCTAATTAATGACCTTTCTTCCGTCAACTTAGGGTGGCTAACCGTCGCTCTGGGTTGTATTTTACTGTATTTTTTCTTTGAATCGGTCGTGACCTATCTTTTGGTGAAGAGTAGTACGCCAACATTTTCGTTTCGGGATGCAATTCGGGTTCCCCTGGTTGAACAACTCTTTAACGGGATTACTCCGTTTTCTAGTGGGGGTCAACCTGCGCAATTGGTGGTGCTCCTTCAAGCTGGTGTTGATGGAGGGAAGGCCAGCTCGGCCCTGTTAATGAAGTTTGTCATCTATCAAGCAATGATTGTCCTGAATTTTGTGGTGAGCTTGATCATTGGCTTTCGCTACCTGGTTGATACTGTCCACTCGTTAGCTATTTTTGTAGTGTTCGGGTTTTTGATTCACCTGGTGGTGATTGTGGGACTGTTGATGATCATGTACTGGTATTCGATGACAAAAAAGCTAGTCAACGGCTGTTTTAAAGTGGTGGGCTGGTTTGTCAACGAAAACAAATACCAACGTTGGAAACGAACTTTGAACCAAAAAATTGATAATTTCCACGATGAAAGTATTCGGATTGGGCACGAAGGGAAACTAATGGCCAAGGTCTGCATCTTGACCTTTTTACAACTGTTTTTCTACTACCTCATTCCGTATTTTGTGATGCTGTCGTTAGGTTATCATAATGCGAACGTCGTAATGGTTACTAGCCTGGACGTTTTGATCTTCTTAGTAATTTCAATGTTTCCTATTCCGGGAGGAGCGGGGGGAGCCGAATATAGCTTTGAAAAGTTATTCCGTAGCTACATTCATAGCTCCAGCAAATTAGCGTTGGCCATGATTTTATGGCGATTATTGACCTACTATCTCGGTCTGTTCTTAGGGCTGGTTGCCTTGATGATCAAGCCCCGGCGCGTTCACGCGCAAAATAATAAAGCGGAAAGTATGGAGGAATAA